A single Corynebacterium stationis DNA region contains:
- a CDS encoding enolase C-terminal domain-like protein: MSKISKISTYDLRFPTSATLSGSDAMNPDPDYSSAYLEVETDANDGHKGIGFVFTIGRGNDVVIKAIESLSQRFVGQTVEHLLDDMKMAWDMLVHDSQLRWLGPEKGVEHMAIGAMLSALWDLKAKRAGLPLWQLLAEMTPEELVATLDFRYLTDVLTPEEAVDILKRGQVGKAERIQSLLDNGYPGYSTAAGWLGYSDEKMVSLAKSESTEKGFGLIKLKVGQNINDDLRRLKLAREAIGPDVKLAVDANQVWDVDQAIEWIGHFKDYDLAWVEEPTSPDDVLGHARIAQAVTPIPIATGEQMQSRILYKQFLQANAFEIMQVDATRVAGPQELVIEYLLAHKFGKRVCPHAGGVGLCEAVQHFAMFDFVAISGSTEGRFIEYVDNQHEHFITPVVIKNGNYMPPTTPGNSCEMTLETAEKYLYAP, translated from the coding sequence ATGAGCAAGATTTCAAAAATCTCTACCTACGATCTGCGGTTCCCCACATCCGCAACCCTGTCCGGGTCGGACGCAATGAACCCTGATCCTGACTACTCATCTGCATATTTGGAGGTAGAGACGGACGCAAACGATGGACATAAAGGGATCGGATTCGTGTTCACAATCGGCCGCGGAAATGATGTGGTCATCAAAGCCATTGAGTCACTGTCGCAGCGGTTCGTGGGTCAGACAGTAGAGCATCTCTTAGATGACATGAAAATGGCCTGGGACATGCTTGTTCACGACTCACAGTTGCGATGGCTAGGTCCAGAAAAAGGCGTCGAGCACATGGCAATCGGAGCCATGCTTTCGGCACTGTGGGATCTTAAGGCTAAGCGCGCAGGACTACCGTTGTGGCAGCTATTGGCGGAGATGACTCCAGAAGAGTTGGTAGCAACATTGGACTTCCGTTACCTGACCGATGTCCTCACCCCTGAGGAAGCCGTTGACATTCTTAAGCGGGGACAAGTTGGCAAAGCTGAACGCATCCAGTCGCTATTGGACAATGGCTACCCCGGCTATTCCACCGCGGCAGGTTGGCTGGGCTACAGCGACGAGAAAATGGTATCCCTCGCAAAGTCGGAATCTACCGAAAAAGGCTTTGGTCTAATCAAGTTAAAGGTCGGACAAAACATCAACGACGATCTCCGTCGACTCAAGCTTGCGCGTGAGGCAATTGGTCCCGACGTCAAACTTGCGGTAGACGCTAACCAAGTGTGGGACGTGGATCAGGCTATTGAATGGATTGGGCACTTCAAAGACTACGACCTGGCCTGGGTGGAAGAGCCCACAAGCCCAGACGACGTCTTGGGGCACGCTCGAATTGCACAGGCTGTAACACCAATTCCCATCGCCACTGGCGAGCAAATGCAAAGCCGTATCCTCTATAAACAATTCCTACAGGCAAACGCCTTTGAAATCATGCAGGTTGATGCAACTCGCGTAGCAGGGCCTCAAGAGCTTGTTATTGAATACTTACTGGCGCATAAATTTGGCAAGCGGGTATGCCCGCACGCTGGCGGAGTCGGTCTTTGTGAAGCCGTTCAACACTTTGCCATGTTCGACTTCGTGGCGATTTCCGGCAGTACCGAAGGTCGATTCATCGAGTACGTGGATAACCAGCACGAGCATTTCATCACTCCAGTCGTTATCAAAAACGGTAACTATATGCCTCCGACAACCCCCGGCAATAGCTGCGAAATGACCCTCGAAACCGCAGAGAAATATCTCTATGCACCCTAA
- the fucP gene encoding L-fucose:H+ symporter permease has translation MTSNIQTSETSSEQGGGKSKEGFVYPGLLLPFALIVTCFAAWGISTDLTAPMVNVFSSVFDMSAFQSALVQSAYYGAYFLLAIPAAMLNTRFGFKGGVVIGMTLAAIGAFLFFPAAEIMTFGTFLLALFVLAGGLSIVETSANPFVMSLGPEKSATRRLNFAQAFNPIGSNIGVLMATLLVAPHIGSAVERASLSEAEALAQTSSELEKVMVPYIILGVLYAGLAIAIFFVRIPKNKRMQETDSNTVAKGVFLRLWNNRTYRFGVIAQFFNIAAQTCIWTFIPFYVQHTLGASHETAGWWLQLSLIFFLVMRFVMVWLMGKYDGRKLLIFMCALGVVFTLIGVLSENVVGAVAIAALSGCISLLFPTIYGVSLSGVGADTKFASSGLVMAIVGGAVAPMIQGAITDATNPQIGFSFVILCFVIIGAFGLYAIKNQVETKEESHA, from the coding sequence ATGACTTCAAATATCCAAACCAGCGAAACATCTTCAGAACAAGGTGGCGGGAAGTCTAAAGAAGGGTTCGTTTACCCTGGACTTCTATTGCCCTTTGCATTGATCGTAACCTGCTTTGCAGCGTGGGGAATTTCTACCGACTTGACCGCTCCCATGGTCAACGTTTTTAGTTCCGTATTCGACATGAGCGCATTCCAATCTGCGCTCGTGCAGTCTGCATACTATGGCGCATACTTCCTGCTCGCGATTCCAGCTGCCATGCTCAACACCCGCTTCGGCTTCAAGGGCGGTGTCGTTATCGGCATGACGCTAGCAGCCATCGGCGCATTTCTGTTCTTCCCTGCGGCAGAAATTATGACTTTCGGAACCTTCCTGCTCGCACTTTTCGTTCTCGCAGGTGGACTTTCAATTGTTGAAACTTCCGCTAATCCGTTCGTAATGTCCTTAGGGCCTGAGAAAAGCGCTACGCGACGCTTGAACTTTGCGCAAGCATTTAACCCTATTGGTTCCAACATCGGTGTTCTCATGGCAACACTTCTGGTGGCTCCACACATCGGAAGTGCGGTTGAACGTGCATCCCTTTCAGAGGCAGAAGCCTTGGCTCAAACCTCCTCTGAACTCGAAAAAGTCATGGTTCCATACATCATCTTGGGTGTATTGTACGCGGGTCTAGCAATCGCTATCTTCTTTGTAAGAATCCCCAAGAATAAGCGCATGCAAGAAACCGACTCCAATACGGTTGCCAAAGGTGTATTCCTTCGCTTGTGGAACAACCGAACTTACCGATTCGGTGTCATTGCACAATTTTTCAACATTGCAGCACAAACCTGTATCTGGACATTCATTCCGTTCTACGTCCAGCACACGCTCGGAGCTTCACACGAAACGGCCGGATGGTGGCTTCAGCTATCGCTTATCTTCTTTCTCGTCATGCGTTTTGTCATGGTCTGGTTGATGGGAAAGTACGACGGCCGCAAGCTGTTGATATTTATGTGTGCTTTGGGAGTTGTTTTCACACTCATCGGTGTCCTGTCGGAGAACGTGGTCGGTGCTGTGGCCATTGCTGCACTCTCTGGCTGCATTTCGCTACTCTTCCCCACCATTTACGGAGTCTCTCTAAGCGGTGTCGGCGCTGACACGAAGTTTGCCTCTTCTGGATTGGTCATGGCCATCGTCGGCGGCGCAGTTGCTCCTATGATTCAGGGCGCGATTACGGATGCGACCAACCCTCAGATCGGTTTCTCGTTCGTAATCCTCTGCTTCGTAATCATTGGCGCTTTTGGCCTTTATGCCATCAAGAACCAAGTGGAGACAAAGGAAGAATCACATGCTTAA